A stretch of Halogeometricum sp. S1BR25-6 DNA encodes these proteins:
- a CDS encoding serine hydrolase domain-containing protein, translating into MSKVSVQSADAVTIHGTVEPGFEPVREVFAENFHDRNELGAAIAVYSRGELVVDLWGGYRDTDHEHPWEADTMVLVASGTKGMTAAAIAVALSRGLFALDDRIADYWPAFAQHGKGEVTVRQLLSHQAGLATLDGRLSPEQIADTEFLSGLLASEKLDWVPGTRHGYHAFTLGWYASELLRHTDGRTLGQFFADEVAEPLDLEFYIGLPEKIPTDRVADLDAFGYLDMLLNLRTLSPRFVLSFFNPWSVTNRALNVLDTRRPADLNSPAFRAVEIPSGNGIGTARAMARLYGELATGGEALGLDKDVFAELTAPPVPPSGDRRDVVIGMETAYAMGYSKPSPDFRFGTSDASFGTPGAGGSFGFADPDVELGFAYTPNRLGLHLKDDPREMALREAVYECIERRSQETDSPRTRF; encoded by the coding sequence ATGTCAAAAGTTAGCGTGCAGTCCGCGGACGCCGTAACAATCCACGGCACTGTCGAGCCCGGGTTCGAGCCTGTCCGTGAAGTGTTCGCGGAGAATTTTCACGACCGCAACGAATTGGGGGCGGCGATTGCCGTCTACTCTCGTGGCGAGCTCGTCGTCGACCTCTGGGGTGGCTACCGGGACACCGACCACGAGCATCCGTGGGAGGCCGACACGATGGTCCTCGTGGCCTCGGGGACGAAGGGGATGACGGCGGCAGCCATCGCTGTCGCGCTCTCGCGAGGGTTGTTCGCACTCGACGACCGCATCGCCGACTACTGGCCAGCGTTCGCCCAGCACGGGAAGGGTGAAGTCACGGTCCGACAGTTGCTGAGTCACCAGGCAGGGCTCGCGACGCTCGATGGGCGCCTTTCACCAGAGCAGATTGCCGACACGGAGTTCCTCTCGGGCCTGCTCGCGAGCGAGAAACTCGACTGGGTGCCCGGCACCCGCCACGGCTACCATGCGTTCACACTGGGCTGGTACGCAAGCGAACTGCTCCGACACACCGACGGACGGACGCTGGGCCAGTTCTTCGCCGACGAGGTGGCCGAGCCGCTCGACCTGGAATTCTACATCGGGCTTCCCGAGAAGATTCCAACCGACCGCGTGGCAGACCTCGATGCATTTGGGTATCTGGACATGCTCTTGAACCTCCGGACACTGTCGCCGCGGTTCGTCCTGTCGTTCTTCAACCCGTGGTCAGTGACGAATCGGGCGCTGAACGTGCTCGATACCCGGCGTCCGGCCGACCTGAACAGTCCGGCATTCCGTGCGGTGGAGATTCCCTCGGGCAACGGCATCGGGACCGCCCGCGCGATGGCACGGCTGTATGGTGAACTCGCAACGGGCGGCGAGGCGCTAGGTCTCGACAAGGACGTGTTCGCGGAATTGACCGCACCCCCGGTGCCGCCGTCAGGTGACCGGCGGGACGTCGTCATCGGCATGGAGACGGCGTACGCGATGGGGTACTCGAAACCGTCGCCCGACTTCCGGTTCGGGACTTCAGATGCCTCGTTCGGTACACCAGGCGCCGGCGGCTCGTTCGGGTTCGCGGACCCCGATGTGGAACTGGGCTTTGCCTACACACCCAACCGATTGGGCCTCCACCTGAAGGACGACCCCCGGGAGATGGCACTCAGAGAAGCCGTCTACGAGTGCATCGAACGACGGAGCCAAGAGACGGACTCACCCCGTACCCGATTCTGA